From Anaeromicrobium sediminis, one genomic window encodes:
- a CDS encoding NAD(+)/NADH kinase — MLKGENRIINIVSNDRPISKETSRVLKQKLEKAGYYVPNEFDSNGDLIICVGGDGSFLRTLHDNNFPSMPIVGINTGHLGFFQEVSPYQLDEFIFLYSKGEYTIQEFKLVEALVCTKSHCIELLGVNEICIKGDKSRTIHLNLSLDNSFIEKFSGDGVLVATPAGSTAYNYSLRGSIVDPRLSLMQITPIAPITTTAYRSFTSSIIVPETSTIKVYPEYRFENSILIVTDGEEHKYDEIEEIQLRMSSLKAQVLRLKNYDFWNKVKEKFL; from the coding sequence ATGCTTAAGGGCGAAAATCGTATTATAAATATAGTGTCTAATGATAGACCTATTTCAAAGGAAACCAGTAGAGTGTTAAAACAAAAACTAGAGAAAGCTGGGTATTATGTACCTAATGAATTTGACTCAAATGGAGATTTAATAATCTGCGTAGGTGGAGACGGTTCTTTCTTAAGAACTCTTCATGACAATAATTTTCCTAGTATGCCTATAGTAGGAATAAATACAGGTCATTTGGGATTCTTCCAAGAAGTATCTCCCTATCAACTAGATGAGTTTATTTTTCTTTATTCTAAAGGAGAATATACAATACAAGAATTTAAATTGGTAGAGGCTTTAGTATGTACTAAATCTCACTGTATAGAACTTTTAGGTGTGAATGAAATTTGTATAAAGGGTGATAAATCAAGAACTATACATTTAAATCTATCTTTAGATAATAGTTTTATAGAAAAGTTTAGTGGAGATGGTGTATTAGTGGCTACACCAGCCGGTTCTACTGCCTACAATTATTCTTTACGAGGTAGTATAGTAGATCCAAGATTATCCTTAATGCAAATAACACCTATAGCACCTATAACTACAACTGCATATAGATCCTTCACATCTAGTATTATAGTTCCTGAAACTTCCACAATTAAAGTATATCCGGAATATAGATTTGAAAATTCTATTTTGATAGTTACAGATGGAGAAGAACATAAGTATGATGAGATTGAAGAGATTCAACTTAGAATGTCCTCATTAAAAGCTCAAGTATTGAGATTGAAAAACTATGATTTTTGGAATAAGGTTAAAGAAAAGTTTTTATAA
- a CDS encoding radical SAM protein, which yields MYKPAYLNLLLNGELESRVKTLKEMLKNCVLCPHECGVNRLEGERGYCKTLDNCVVSGGEPHFGEEEELVGNYGSGTIFFSHCNLSCVFCQNYEISFCGEGRIISSRELSKMMLSLQRYGCHNINLVSPSHIVPQIVEAIFMAAKEGLNIPIVYNTNGYDLTGTLKLLDGIVDIYMPDIKFADDEKALKYLGVKNYYTITKKAVKEMYRQVNNLKTDDRNIAYKGLMIRHLVLPQNLADTEKIMKFIGDEISTDTYVNIMDQYYPAYTSHKYEELSRTISKEEYKIAVNSAKSAGLKRYKTSY from the coding sequence GTGTATAAACCTGCATACTTAAATTTATTATTAAATGGTGAATTAGAAAGTAGAGTTAAGACTTTAAAAGAAATGCTTAAAAATTGTGTTCTATGTCCTCATGAGTGTGGTGTAAACAGATTAGAGGGAGAAAGGGGCTATTGCAAAACCCTAGATAATTGTGTTGTATCTGGAGGTGAACCCCATTTTGGTGAGGAAGAAGAATTAGTAGGAAATTATGGATCTGGTACAATATTTTTTTCCCATTGTAACTTAAGTTGTGTATTTTGCCAGAATTATGAAATAAGCTTTTGCGGAGAAGGGAGAATAATAAGTTCAAGGGAACTTTCAAAAATGATGCTTTCCTTACAAAGGTATGGGTGTCATAATATTAATCTTGTTTCTCCAAGTCACATAGTACCACAGATAGTAGAAGCAATATTTATGGCAGCTAAAGAGGGGTTAAATATTCCTATAGTATATAATACAAATGGTTATGACTTAACTGGTACACTTAAGTTGTTAGATGGTATTGTAGATATTTATATGCCAGATATTAAATTTGCTGATGATGAGAAGGCATTGAAATACCTAGGAGTAAAAAACTATTATACCATCACAAAAAAAGCTGTAAAGGAAATGTATAGACAGGTTAATAATTTAAAAACCGATGATAGAAATATTGCATATAAGGGCCTTATGATTAGGCATTTAGTACTTCCACAAAATTTAGCAGATACGGAAAAAATAATGAAGTTTATAGGAGATGAAATATCTACAGATACCTATGTAAACATTATGGATCAGTACTACCCTGCGTATACATCTCATAAGTATGAAGAACTGAGTAGAACCATATCTAAAGAAGAATATAAAATTGCAGTAAACTCAGCTAAATCAGCAGGATTAAAAAGATATAAAACTAGTTATTAA